The genomic stretch TCCAGCTCAAAGGTTCAGGTAAAACACCCTACTCGCGCGGAGGGGACGGTCGGGCGGCACTTGGCCCCATGCTTCGTGAATACATCATTAGTGAGGCAATGTTTGGGTTGGGGATTCCTACAACTCGCTCCTTAGCGGTAGTTACAACCGGTGAGACAATTGTTCGTGAAACTATGTTGCCGGGTGCGATACTCACCCGTATAGCCGCTAGTCATATTCGTGTGGGTACCTTTCAATATGTTTCACAGTGGGGTACCGTCGAGGATCTCCGGACCCTAGCCGAATATACTTTAAAACGTCATTTTGGACCAAGGGAAGCTGAAAACCCCTACCTAATGTTGCTTCAGGGAGTCATTAAACGTCAAGCTTCACTCCTTGCTCACTGGCAGCTGGTTGGATTTATTCACGGGGTAATGAATACCGATAACATGGTGGTTAGTGGGGAGACCATTGATTATGGTCCTTGCGCCTTTATGGATACTTATGATCCTGCCACCGTCTTTAGTTCGATTGATCGTCAAGGTCGGTATGCCTATAGGAATCAACCCTATATGGCCGCTTGGAATCTCGCCAGATTGGCTGAAACCCTTATGCCATTACTCAGTGCAGATGAGGAGGAGGCTCTTAAAATTGCAGAAGCCGAGGTTTCCCAGTTTTTTGAACTGTACGAGAAAAATTGGCAGGCTGGGATGAGGGCTAAGCTGGGGCTATTTAATGAAGAGGCGGAGGATGAGTCTCTAATTAAGGACCTTCTTGATTTAATGGAAAAGCATCAGGCAGATTATACGAATACCTTCCTTGCCCTAACCTTTGATAAACCGGGGGATTCAACTTTATTTAACAGTGGGGAATTCGTCGAGTGGAAGGAAAAGTGGCTAGGGAGAATAAACAGACAACAGGAATCGACGCAGTCCTCACACCAGTTGATGAGAAACAGCAATCCTGCTGT from Desulfitobacterium dichloroeliminans LMG P-21439 encodes the following:
- a CDS encoding protein adenylyltransferase SelO → MINEREIVKAGWNFDNTYPDLPDSLYTKLGPVPVNSPKLVILNESLAESLGLDAQLLKSDEGVMVFAGNMLPEGAEPLAQAYAGHQFGRFTMLGDGRALLLGEQVTPEGERYDIQLKGSGKTPYSRGGDGRAALGPMLREYIISEAMFGLGIPTTRSLAVVTTGETIVRETMLPGAILTRIAASHIRVGTFQYVSQWGTVEDLRTLAEYTLKRHFGPREAENPYLMLLQGVIKRQASLLAHWQLVGFIHGVMNTDNMVVSGETIDYGPCAFMDTYDPATVFSSIDRQGRYAYRNQPYMAAWNLARLAETLMPLLSADEEEALKIAEAEVSQFFELYEKNWQAGMRAKLGLFNEEAEDESLIKDLLDLMEKHQADYTNTFLALTFDKPGDSTLFNSGEFVEWKEKWLGRINRQQESTQSSHQLMRNSNPAVIPRNHQVEAVLQAAVEEGDYRSLRQLLQVLAQPYAHLPEQLEYSNPPEPSSCAYRTFCGT